A part of Sulfurimonas sp. HSL-1716 genomic DNA contains:
- a CDS encoding FecR family protein — protein MGDDDMRLIMFLLFSSMLSFAMSADKIASGSIEGIGIIENVKGSVKIIKEDSIKKENAKKGMNISKGDLISTSSTATALLKLIDGSSVILDNSSSIHFTDTKNVEQKEGSIFYKITSRSAKNSLSVKTPFAIIGIKGTTFIVNSKDEDRSVALKEGKIGIASIKEEFELYRKRVQEEFTNYKNQQQAAYEQYLKELAGQKAEMVKEFELDSGNRVVFDDKKVVESEFNDDTNASFKRFEDIANSMR, from the coding sequence ATGGGAGATGACGATATGCGTTTAATTATGTTCTTATTATTTAGTTCGATGCTCTCTTTTGCGATGTCCGCGGATAAAATTGCATCAGGCAGTATCGAAGGTATAGGTATTATCGAAAATGTTAAAGGCTCCGTTAAGATCATAAAAGAGGACAGTATAAAAAAAGAAAACGCAAAAAAAGGGATGAATATCTCCAAAGGCGATCTGATCAGTACTTCCTCTACCGCCACGGCGCTTTTAAAGCTGATAGACGGTTCGTCGGTGATATTGGACAACTCCTCGTCCATCCATTTTACCGATACAAAGAATGTGGAGCAAAAAGAGGGTTCTATCTTTTATAAGATAACCTCAAGAAGTGCAAAAAATTCGCTCAGCGTCAAGACCCCTTTTGCCATCATCGGCATTAAGGGAACGACCTTTATCGTCAACTCAAAAGATGAAGACAGGTCCGTTGCCTTAAAAGAGGGAAAAATAGGCATAGCCTCGATAAAAGAGGAGTTCGAGCTTTATAGAAAAAGAGTTCAAGAGGAGTTCACAAACTATAAAAATCAGCAGCAGGCCGCATATGAACAGTATTTAAAAGAGCTGGCGGGACAGAAGGCGGAGATGGTCAAAGAGTTTGAACTCGATTCGGGGAACAGAGTCGTTTTTGACGATAAAAAAGTCGTAGAAAGCGAGTTCAATGACGATACAAACGCTTCGTTTAAACGTTTTGAAGATATCGCAAACTCTATGAGATGA
- a CDS encoding YaaA family protein produces the protein MLAILFSPSENKNRGGDERRKELFCSDKARTEILNSYNEIILRQNEEELKELFGIKNPKEFEQYLKGLDTDSLMYAVQRYSGVAYDYLDYGSLETDAKEYLKKNVIIFSNLYGPILGGDTIANYKVKQGNDIGSIAPDRFYKDRFSYQLDLYLADKEILDLRAGYYDKFYKPNKPFTTLKFLKEGKVLSHWAKAYRGMVLREAAKHNVISLEEFNKLNIEGLHVRDIKTLKNQTEITYDIV, from the coding sequence TTGCTGGCAATACTATTTTCACCCTCCGAAAACAAAAATAGAGGTGGAGACGAACGAAGAAAAGAACTTTTTTGTTCAGACAAAGCAAGAACAGAGATACTAAACAGTTACAATGAAATAATTTTGCGGCAAAACGAAGAGGAGCTAAAAGAGCTTTTCGGAATAAAAAACCCTAAAGAGTTCGAACAGTATCTTAAAGGATTAGACACGGACTCGCTCATGTACGCCGTTCAGAGATACAGCGGAGTAGCGTACGATTACCTCGATTACGGGTCGCTCGAAACCGACGCGAAAGAGTATCTTAAAAAGAACGTCATCATCTTTTCAAATCTTTACGGACCTATCCTCGGCGGCGACACTATCGCGAACTACAAGGTCAAGCAGGGTAACGATATAGGAAGTATCGCACCCGACAGGTTTTACAAAGATAGATTTTCTTATCAGCTTGATCTTTATCTGGCAGATAAAGAGATCCTCGATCTGCGCGCGGGATACTACGACAAGTTCTACAAACCCAACAAACCCTTTACGACCCTGAAGTTTTTAAAAGAGGGGAAAGTCCTCAGCCACTGGGCAAAAGCGTACCGCGGAATGGTTCTGCGCGAAGCTGCTAAGCACAATGTGATCTCGCTTGAAGAGTTTAACAAACTGAATATCGAAGGCTTGCATGTAAGAGATATCAAAACGCTAAAAAATCAAACGGAAATCACCTACGATATAGTATAA
- a CDS encoding MBL fold metallo-hydrolase has protein sequence MNEITILGAYGTKGEDVGTSAFYIDEKNVLDAGNLLIPLKERSAEIEFIWLSHSHLDHIIDIAYILDSYFAARKKTLKIRGLPQTLQAVKEDFLNDRIWPDFSSITLFGSDLKCVEYEEIEFNKKYELSSGTYIEAYKTDHTVPSCGYIITKKGSSVIISSDTYSLDSTIEIIDSREDIKSLVVECSFPSRMEKLAIDSKHLTPKILFEKLKAMKNRKIDIYINHIKPLFLEEMTEEIERFQGDYKVKILEDGRKIIF, from the coding sequence ATGAATGAGATTACTATACTCGGAGCATACGGAACGAAAGGTGAAGATGTCGGGACAAGCGCATTTTATATAGACGAAAAGAATGTTTTGGATGCAGGCAATCTGCTGATCCCGCTAAAGGAGAGATCGGCGGAGATAGAGTTTATCTGGCTCTCGCATTCTCATCTTGATCATATCATAGACATAGCGTATATACTCGACAGCTATTTCGCGGCAAGAAAAAAGACCTTAAAGATACGAGGGCTGCCTCAGACGCTTCAAGCGGTAAAAGAGGATTTTTTAAATGACAGGATTTGGCCGGATTTCTCGTCTATCACTCTTTTTGGATCCGATCTAAAATGCGTGGAATACGAAGAGATCGAGTTCAATAAAAAATATGAACTTTCAAGCGGTACGTATATAGAGGCATATAAAACGGACCATACCGTTCCAAGCTGCGGATATATCATCACGAAAAAAGGAAGTTCCGTCATCATATCTTCAGATACCTACAGCCTTGACAGCACTATAGAGATTATAGATTCAAGAGAGGATATAAAAAGTCTGGTGGTCGAGTGCTCTTTTCCCTCAAGAATGGAAAAGCTGGCAATCGATTCGAAACATTTAACGCCGAAGATATTATTTGAAAAATTAAAAGCGATGAAAAACAGAAAAATAGACATATATATTAACCATATCAAACCGCTTTTTTTAGAAGAGATGACAGAGGAAATAGAGCGTTTTCAAGGTGATTATAAAGTCAAAATATTGGAAGACGGAAGAAAAATTATTTTTTAA
- a CDS encoding RNA methyltransferase: MKDSKEYLEKKAFFERVITVYGRNVVAEVLQDENVAIHKLHLSTSNKPDGVISTILKLAEKRDVEIVYHDKNTLSRISKNAKQDQGVAADIIADTYKSADEIASMKSYRLLALDGVQNPQNLGMIIRSAAAGNIDGIILPKKNSAKISPLVIKASAGTLFKIPIYYCNALEDVLQRIKNGCDIFALSSYAKDELKSLHISSKAIFVLGNENEGVSKEVRSLCNNSVKIPMNRGVESLNVAVTAALISFLPR, encoded by the coding sequence GTGAAAGATTCAAAAGAGTATCTGGAGAAAAAAGCGTTTTTTGAAAGAGTCATAACCGTTTACGGCAGAAACGTGGTGGCAGAAGTGCTGCAAGATGAGAACGTAGCTATCCATAAACTGCACCTTTCAACTTCAAATAAACCGGACGGCGTGATAAGTACTATACTTAAGCTTGCCGAAAAAAGAGATGTTGAGATAGTTTATCATGACAAGAACACTCTTTCGCGTATCTCTAAAAATGCGAAGCAGGATCAGGGAGTGGCGGCCGATATCATTGCAGATACCTATAAAAGTGCCGATGAGATAGCAAGTATGAAAAGTTATAGACTCTTAGCGCTTGACGGAGTACAAAATCCCCAAAATCTCGGCATGATCATAAGAAGTGCAGCTGCGGGTAATATTGATGGAATCATTCTACCGAAAAAAAACAGTGCAAAAATATCTCCGCTTGTCATAAAAGCAAGTGCAGGGACGCTTTTTAAGATACCTATCTATTATTGCAATGCCTTGGAAGATGTTTTGCAAAGAATTAAAAACGGGTGTGATATATTTGCTCTTAGTTCTTACGCAAAAGATGAGCTTAAGAGCTTACATATAAGCAGTAAGGCAATTTTTGTTCTTGGAAACGAGAACGAGGGGGTAAGCAAAGAGGTACGTTCTCTTTGCAACAACTCCGTAAAGATTCCGATGAACAGAGGAGTGGAGTCGTTAAACGTGGCTGTGACGGCAGCATTGATCAGTTTTTTACCAAGATAA
- the guaA gene encoding glutamine-hydrolyzing GMP synthase → MTNVSIIVLDFGSQYTQLIARRLREEKVYCEILPYHTSVDEIKSKNPKGVILSGGPSSVYNKNAYEVDQDVYKLGVPVLGICYGMQRIAVDFGGSVIRSDHHEYGKAELTIHQHDGKVSPLFDSCDDDRIVWMSHSDRVDVLPEGFTPIAVSANSPYAAIANEEKRVYAMQFHPEVQHSEEGYLMLRNFARKICGVEEKWKMEHFLKEQIKLIREKVGTGKVLCGLSGGVDSSVVAALLYEAIGDQLIPVFVDNGLLRKGEREQVEEVFKINLKVPLITVDASANFLGKLAGVNDPEQKRKIIGHTFIEEFEKEAKKHDGIKFLAQGTLYPDVIESISVNGPSEVIKSHHNVGGLPDWMDFELIEPLRELFKDEVRKLGLELNLPESMINRHPFPGPGLAIRIMGDVNVPDLNLLREADVILIDELKASGYYTKTWQAFAVLLNVKSVGVMGDNRTYDNTVCIRVVEAVDGMTATFAYLPHDLLERISRRIINEVDGINRVVYDISSKPPATIEWE, encoded by the coding sequence ATGACAAATGTAAGCATTATCGTTTTAGATTTTGGCTCTCAGTACACCCAGCTTATCGCTCGTCGTCTTCGTGAAGAAAAAGTTTATTGTGAAATTCTTCCATACCATACGTCAGTCGATGAGATAAAGTCTAAAAACCCAAAAGGGGTCATTCTTAGCGGCGGACCCTCTTCCGTGTATAACAAAAATGCGTATGAAGTAGATCAAGATGTCTACAAGCTCGGAGTCCCTGTTTTAGGTATCTGTTACGGTATGCAGAGGATAGCCGTGGATTTCGGCGGTTCTGTCATCAGAAGCGATCATCACGAATACGGAAAAGCGGAGCTTACCATTCATCAGCATGACGGAAAAGTATCGCCTCTGTTTGACAGCTGCGACGATGACCGTATTGTCTGGATGAGCCATAGCGACAGAGTCGATGTGCTGCCTGAAGGATTTACTCCTATTGCCGTGTCCGCAAACTCTCCCTACGCGGCTATCGCAAATGAGGAAAAGCGTGTTTACGCTATGCAGTTCCATCCTGAGGTACAGCACTCCGAAGAGGGTTATCTGATGCTTCGCAACTTCGCCAGAAAGATCTGCGGTGTCGAAGAGAAGTGGAAGATGGAACACTTCTTAAAGGAGCAGATCAAACTGATCCGTGAGAAAGTGGGAACAGGAAAAGTTCTGTGCGGGCTCAGCGGCGGGGTTGATAGTTCCGTCGTTGCGGCACTTTTATATGAAGCGATCGGTGATCAGCTGATCCCGGTGTTTGTCGATAACGGACTTTTGCGTAAAGGCGAGAGAGAGCAGGTCGAAGAGGTTTTCAAGATCAACTTGAAAGTGCCTTTGATCACCGTTGATGCAAGTGCGAACTTTCTAGGAAAGCTTGCGGGTGTAAACGATCCTGAACAGAAACGTAAAATCATAGGCCACACTTTTATCGAAGAGTTTGAAAAAGAAGCGAAAAAGCATGACGGTATCAAATTCCTTGCACAAGGGACGCTTTATCCGGATGTCATCGAATCCATCTCGGTAAACGGTCCTTCAGAGGTCATCAAGTCTCACCACAACGTCGGCGGATTGCCCGATTGGATGGATTTCGAGCTTATCGAACCTTTGCGCGAGCTGTTCAAAGACGAAGTACGCAAGCTCGGCTTAGAGCTGAATCTTCCCGAATCGATGATTAACCGCCACCCGTTCCCGGGACCGGGTCTTGCGATCCGTATCATGGGAGACGTCAATGTGCCTGATCTTAATCTTCTGCGCGAAGCAGACGTTATTCTTATCGATGAGTTAAAAGCGAGCGGATACTATACGAAGACCTGGCAGGCGTTCGCGGTTTTACTCAACGTAAAATCAGTGGGCGTTATGGGGGATAACCGTACTTACGACAATACGGTATGTATCCGTGTCGTCGAAGCGGTCGACGGTATGACGGCGACATTTGCTTATCTGCCGCATGATCTTTTAGAGAGGATATCCCGCCGTATCATCAACGAGGTCGACGGAATCAACCGTGTGGTTTACGATATCTCGTCAAAACCGCCGGCTACGATCGAGTGGGAGTAA
- a CDS encoding adenylate/guanylate cyclase domain-containing protein, with the protein MKQKLLYLLILFPILLTSLALYHYKVEPFESFSLRFNDIDFDLQKKSPDKRIVFVAVDEQSVNEYGRWPWDREILAKGISKLNQADVVLMDMIFSEPTEKQKDRALADSLSGLKSSVCGFFLRHNATQKITPDQENVLGDSSLDLLQSQIASFGDPKFISADNAEMNILPILQSCSMSGSFSTLRESDHLLRSYPVAVYFDNMLFPSLAVQGLRLILNKDIKRIDSRHVSIGEYRVNINEKGFVRLNFYQPKQYKIISFLDLVQGKVKPDYFKNKIVILGITEVGAGDIAATPMGALYGPLLHYTFLSNLLSHHLITEPPYITSVLIVIMVLLPFILLLFVKKVVNRVVLDIVGYLLVYLFVRYIFVFYNIYSDAFYPLVAFILSTVSVEVMAFTIQEKGSRFIRNAFSSYLSADLLDKLIKNPEALSLGGEKKELSILFSDIRGFTTISESMDPVSLIKLLNRYFTPMTDAVLQNGGMLDKYIGDAVMAFFNAPVDVPDHANASCRAALQMIEELDKLNKELSLEGIDPIRIGIGINTDEVVVGNMGSNTRFNYTVIGDGVNLASRVEGITKNYAVNILITEFTLKRLKEGFLTRVIEPVKVKGKDEAVLLYELMSNSDRNVNIKKDYDRALDLYKNSKFEEAIVIFENLIGEYDDSVSKYFLPLVRERHPWGVHKMTTK; encoded by the coding sequence ATGAAACAAAAACTTCTTTATCTTCTCATACTCTTTCCGATACTTTTAACGAGTCTTGCTTTATACCATTATAAGGTCGAGCCGTTTGAAAGCTTCTCTTTGCGTTTTAACGACATCGATTTTGATCTGCAAAAAAAGAGTCCCGATAAAAGGATAGTTTTTGTTGCCGTTGATGAGCAAAGTGTCAATGAGTATGGAAGATGGCCTTGGGACAGGGAGATTTTGGCTAAAGGAATATCAAAATTAAATCAAGCCGACGTCGTTTTGATGGATATGATATTTTCAGAACCGACCGAAAAACAAAAAGACAGAGCATTGGCGGATTCGTTATCGGGTCTAAAGAGCAGCGTGTGCGGTTTTTTCCTGCGGCACAATGCAACTCAAAAGATAACGCCCGATCAGGAAAACGTACTCGGTGATTCCTCTTTAGACCTTCTGCAATCACAAATAGCATCCTTCGGTGACCCTAAGTTCATCTCCGCGGACAATGCAGAGATGAATATTCTGCCTATTTTACAGAGCTGCAGTATGAGCGGCAGCTTTTCTACCCTTAGAGAGTCAGACCACCTTTTGCGCTCCTATCCGGTTGCGGTATATTTTGACAATATGCTTTTTCCCTCACTTGCAGTGCAGGGACTCAGACTGATCTTGAACAAGGATATCAAACGGATCGATTCCCGGCATGTAAGCATAGGCGAGTACAGGGTAAATATCAATGAAAAAGGTTTTGTTCGGTTGAACTTCTACCAGCCAAAACAGTACAAAATAATCTCTTTTTTGGATCTGGTTCAAGGGAAGGTCAAACCGGATTACTTTAAAAACAAGATAGTGATACTTGGAATAACGGAAGTAGGAGCGGGGGATATCGCAGCAACTCCTATGGGCGCACTTTACGGTCCTTTGCTTCACTATACCTTTTTGTCAAATCTATTATCACATCATCTTATAACCGAGCCTCCTTATATAACTTCGGTTTTGATAGTCATAATGGTGCTTTTGCCTTTTATTTTGCTGCTGTTTGTAAAAAAAGTCGTAAACAGGGTTGTTTTGGATATCGTCGGGTATCTGCTCGTCTATCTCTTTGTACGATACATCTTTGTTTTTTACAACATATACAGCGATGCCTTCTATCCTCTTGTCGCTTTTATACTCAGTACCGTATCCGTTGAGGTTATGGCATTTACCATACAGGAAAAGGGCAGCAGATTTATACGAAACGCTTTTTCAAGCTATCTTTCGGCCGATCTGCTGGATAAACTGATAAAAAATCCCGAAGCGCTTTCTCTTGGCGGAGAGAAAAAAGAGCTTTCCATTCTCTTTAGCGATATCCGTGGTTTTACAACAATTTCCGAATCTATGGATCCGGTAAGTCTGATCAAACTTCTCAACCGCTATTTTACCCCCATGACCGATGCGGTACTGCAAAACGGCGGGATGCTGGATAAGTATATAGGCGATGCTGTCATGGCATTTTTCAATGCTCCCGTTGATGTACCCGATCATGCAAACGCCTCATGCAGAGCAGCTTTGCAGATGATCGAAGAACTCGACAAGCTAAACAAGGAACTCTCTTTAGAGGGGATAGATCCGATACGCATAGGGATAGGAATAAATACCGATGAGGTGGTTGTCGGAAATATGGGCTCAAATACGCGCTTTAACTATACCGTCATAGGAGACGGTGTAAATCTGGCCTCGCGTGTGGAGGGGATAACCAAAAACTATGCGGTCAATATTCTTATAACGGAATTTACTTTAAAAAGATTAAAAGAGGGATTTTTGACAAGGGTTATCGAACCTGTGAAAGTGAAGGGAAAAGATGAAGCGGTCCTCTTGTATGAACTGATGTCAAATAGCGACAGAAACGTAAATATTAAAAAAGATTATGACCGAGCCCTTGATTTATATAAAAACTCTAAGTTTGAAGAGGCTATAGTAATCTTTGAAAACCTGATCGGCGAATATGACGACAGCGTATCGAAGTATTTTTTACCGCTGGTTAGAGAGAGACATCCATGGGGTGTTCACAAGATGACGACAAAGTAG
- a CDS encoding thioredoxin family protein, producing the protein MQNIESINNIIKENPAVMLYFSAPTCNVCHALKPKLLEAVSENFETFEIVSIDISTDADIAAHYSVFAIPTVLVFLDGREFLRKSRHMSVGEVINEIKRPYEIMFS; encoded by the coding sequence ATGCAGAATATAGAATCAATCAATAATATCATAAAAGAAAATCCGGCTGTGATGCTTTACTTCAGTGCGCCTACGTGCAATGTATGCCATGCTTTAAAACCAAAGCTTTTAGAAGCCGTAAGCGAGAACTTTGAAACATTTGAGATCGTCAGCATCGATATCTCGACAGATGCGGATATCGCAGCACACTACAGTGTCTTTGCCATCCCTACCGTTTTAGTGTTTTTAGACGGCAGAGAGTTTTTAAGAAAAAGCCGCCATATGAGCGTGGGAGAAGTTATAAACGAGATAAAAAGGCCTTATGAGATCATGTTCTCATAA
- the recQ gene encoding DNA helicase RecQ, translated as MLESYFGYGSFRPLQEKAIDAILQQKDLLMIMPTGGGKSLCYQLPSLMMDGVTIVVSPLLALMYDQVRALKTNGIKAEMISSMQNEEEIQNVRERLINAEIKLLYVAPERFASFEFVNFLKSIKINFFVIDEAHCVSEWGHEFRADYRKLDLLRENFPTTSIAAFTATATSKVAEDIKHALMLHKPVEVHGKIFRENLHITVESRIKDGKKQLLEFLSSFKNESGIVYAFSRKQTEALAVFLHTNGIKAKAFHAGLPTHVKEDTYKAFVHDEIQVVVATIAFGMGIDKSNIRFVVHMNLPKTIENYYQEIGRAGRDGLKSEVFLLYSGSDVVMQREFIEQLEESPYKRNAFNKIEQMSRYATMEECRHHYIAAYFEDDIENCKDVCDNCIAPETKHSDITVDAQKLLSAIYRTNQTFGQAYVIDVLRGSTLQKILDNGHDQLSVYGIGEEKSRAYWERVVERLMELSALKRGEFRALVLDGAGMKILKNELKVFIKEERLSLKPKKEFVVHKDEDVDSEVFERLRILRAAIAKAEEKPAYIIFGDKTLKEMAKALPKTKEEMLEVNGIGEVKYQRYGEQFLELCRTL; from the coding sequence ATATTAGAGTCATATTTTGGCTACGGTTCTTTCCGTCCGCTTCAAGAGAAGGCGATAGATGCGATACTGCAGCAAAAAGATCTGTTGATGATTATGCCTACGGGCGGTGGAAAATCTTTATGCTATCAGCTTCCTTCGCTTATGATGGATGGTGTTACCATTGTCGTTTCTCCTCTTTTGGCACTTATGTACGATCAGGTGAGAGCATTAAAAACAAACGGCATAAAAGCAGAGATGATCTCTTCTATGCAAAATGAAGAGGAGATACAAAACGTTCGAGAGCGGCTCATAAATGCAGAGATAAAACTGCTTTACGTGGCGCCCGAACGTTTTGCATCTTTTGAATTTGTAAACTTTTTGAAATCTATAAAGATAAATTTCTTTGTCATAGACGAAGCGCACTGCGTCAGTGAATGGGGGCATGAGTTTCGTGCCGATTACAGAAAACTCGATCTTTTGCGTGAGAATTTTCCTACAACTTCCATAGCAGCATTTACCGCAACGGCTACTTCTAAAGTGGCAGAAGATATCAAACATGCGCTTATGCTTCACAAACCCGTCGAAGTGCACGGAAAGATATTTAGAGAAAATCTTCATATCACCGTAGAATCGCGCATAAAAGACGGGAAGAAACAGCTGCTCGAATTTTTGTCCAGTTTTAAAAACGAAAGCGGGATCGTTTATGCGTTTTCACGTAAACAGACGGAAGCCTTGGCGGTCTTTTTACATACGAACGGCATAAAGGCAAAAGCGTTTCACGCAGGGCTTCCGACCCATGTCAAGGAAGATACCTATAAAGCCTTTGTGCATGATGAGATACAAGTCGTCGTGGCGACCATCGCTTTTGGCATGGGGATAGATAAGAGCAATATCCGTTTTGTGGTGCATATGAACCTGCCAAAGACGATAGAAAACTATTATCAGGAGATCGGGCGTGCAGGTCGTGACGGACTAAAAAGCGAAGTGTTCTTGCTTTACAGCGGAAGCGATGTCGTGATGCAGCGCGAGTTCATCGAGCAGCTCGAAGAATCGCCGTATAAACGAAATGCCTTTAACAAAATAGAGCAGATGTCGAGGTATGCAACGATGGAGGAGTGCCGCCACCACTACATAGCGGCCTATTTTGAAGATGATATAGAGAATTGCAAAGATGTCTGCGACAACTGCATCGCCCCCGAGACTAAACACTCAGACATCACGGTAGATGCTCAAAAACTGCTCTCTGCCATATACAGAACAAACCAGACATTCGGACAGGCGTACGTCATCGATGTCCTTCGCGGCAGTACTTTGCAAAAGATACTGGATAACGGGCATGATCAGCTTTCGGTTTATGGGATCGGTGAAGAGAAGTCGCGTGCCTACTGGGAAAGAGTAGTGGAAAGACTGATGGAACTCAGTGCCCTAAAAAGAGGCGAATTTCGTGCTTTGGTACTTGATGGTGCCGGGATGAAGATACTCAAAAACGAGTTGAAGGTCTTTATCAAAGAGGAGAGACTGAGTCTCAAGCCGAAAAAAGAGTTTGTCGTTCATAAAGACGAAGATGTAGACAGCGAAGTATTTGAGCGGCTTAGGATACTCCGCGCTGCGATTGCAAAAGCCGAAGAAAAGCCTGCGTATATCATATTCGGTGACAAGACACTCAAAGAGATGGCCAAAGCGCTTCCTAAGACAAAAGAGGAGATGCTGGAGGTAAACGGGATCGGAGAGGTGAAGTACCAACGCTACGGAGAGCAGTTTTTGGAGTTATGCCGGACTTTATGA
- a CDS encoding uroporphyrinogen-III synthase, whose amino-acid sequence MKQRPIYLFSLTSHDGATHVNSLHVSYFTPEIDFKKYDYLIITSKQVLQALETYNEEWKKLDVLAVSNVTAKAVKNEGGNILKYGSGYGENLVEIICSYPKEKRWLYLRAKEVASDFASVCREKGCSIDEAVMYETSCSHDILHTKVEENATLIFTSPSSVNCFLKHHMFKDTHNIVVIGKTTAKAMPYHVNYKIADVPTMQSCIQKAKE is encoded by the coding sequence ATGAAGCAAAGACCCATCTACCTTTTCTCTCTTACTTCCCATGACGGCGCTACGCATGTAAACTCTTTGCATGTAAGCTACTTTACGCCCGAAATAGATTTTAAAAAGTATGATTATCTTATCATCACCTCAAAGCAGGTTCTGCAAGCACTTGAAACATATAACGAAGAGTGGAAAAAGCTCGATGTCTTGGCCGTTTCGAATGTAACGGCAAAAGCTGTTAAAAACGAAGGCGGAAACATTTTGAAATACGGCAGCGGATACGGAGAAAATCTGGTGGAGATCATCTGTTCATACCCGAAAGAGAAGAGATGGCTGTATCTGCGTGCAAAAGAGGTCGCTTCGGATTTTGCTTCTGTATGTAGAGAAAAAGGGTGCAGTATAGATGAAGCCGTGATGTATGAGACCTCATGTTCGCATGATATCCTGCATACGAAAGTGGAAGAAAACGCCACACTCATCTTCACTTCTCCTTCGAGCGTGAACTGTTTTTTGAAACATCATATGTTCAAAGATACACATAATATAGTCGTTATCGGTAAAACGACGGCAAAGGCAATGCCCTACCATGTAAACTATAAAATAGCGGATGTTCCGACGATGCAAAGCTGTATCCAAAAGGCAAAAGAGTGA
- the trxC gene encoding thioredoxin TrxC — protein sequence MRVVCPHCLAVNNVPAKESYKKANCGKCKGSLLDSKPASLRATTFDEAVVNSDIPVIVDFWAPWCGPCKMMAPTFEKVAEKFPLKMFFAKVNTETEQLLGARFGIRSIPTLIIFKGGKEVHRVSGALDERSLMSLASQFSS from the coding sequence ATGAGAGTAGTATGTCCACACTGTTTGGCAGTCAATAATGTCCCTGCAAAAGAGTCGTATAAAAAAGCAAACTGCGGAAAATGCAAGGGCTCTTTGCTTGATTCAAAACCCGCAAGTCTGAGAGCGACCACTTTTGATGAAGCTGTCGTAAACAGCGATATTCCGGTAATCGTAGATTTCTGGGCTCCTTGGTGCGGACCTTGCAAGATGATGGCACCGACTTTTGAAAAAGTTGCAGAAAAGTTTCCTTTAAAAATGTTCTTTGCCAAAGTAAATACCGAGACCGAACAACTGCTCGGAGCAAGATTTGGCATAAGAAGTATACCGACGCTGATAATATTCAAAGGCGGTAAAGAGGTGCACAGAGTATCGGGTGCTTTAGATGAAAGAAGCCTTATGAGCCTGGCTTCGCAATTTAGCTCTTAA